The sequence gacattgtcgTCCAGTTCTAAaaggacattgtcagaatcgagtctcgCACTCCGTCTACAAACTAGGAATGCATGTATGGTACGTAACAGCATGGCTTTGGGTGTATGTGCTACGAAGATTGTGTTTTGCTTGGTGACACACCTTCGCCTCTCCAGTAGCGTATAGTACGAGTATATACAATATCTTGCTAGCATTTCTAGTAGTATTTCTAGTAAGTACACCTCCATGCTAGTACTACAGTAGTAACACTATAAGAACAAACAATGTTGGCCTAAATCACAAAGGGAAGGTATTTGTTTGCCGTGTGTATGGAGTATGTATCACCAGTTGCAAACAGAATGGTGGAATGTTGGtatttgcatatgtatacaGTGTTCTCGTTGGGCTAGTGGGTAGGATGAAGGtgcaattttaataaattttcaCTTGTCTGTATAACAATGATAGTCAGAAACAGTACTAGTAgtggtattactattagtagtctagttcctgtacagtatcgttGCCATTAAACGTCCACTCACACATTGTTACCACTAGGTTAATACTAGCAAGATGTATACATGCAAATGTGTGCCTCTAGtgtataaacacacacacacacacgcatacatgtatatacaaagacacacattccataacatttagataGACAGTCAGGTAATGACCTACTATACATCTAGACCTGATATCCTATGATaaagaatattgatttgaaacctcagattatatatatatatatatatatatatatatatatatatatatatatatatatatatatatatatatatatatatatatatatatatatatatatatgttgtctgatgatcgcacaatgcgtgaaactccgagttacaaccaagaaagagttccagtactatcaaaactatatatatatatatatatatatatatatatatatatatatatatgtatatatataaatatataaatatatatatatatatatatatatatatacacacacacacacatacatacatacatacatacatacatatatacatacatacatacatacatacatacatatatatatatatatatatatatatatatatatatatacacatacatacatatatatatacatacatacatacatacatacatatatatatatatatatatatatatatatatatatacacacatacatacatatatatatacatatatatatatatatatatatatatatatatatatatatatatatatatatatatatatatatatatatatatatatatatatatatatatatatatatatatatatataattatacacacataatatatttataattatatactggtcagtctcttttttttctcttgaaTGGGGACTTTGAATTGTGTCTCAGCTAAGACTGAGTAAAGTATCTTGACCTGAAACATTTCCAAATTAAGTTTTACCATGTTATAATacttctgtacatgtatcatatttcTTACAGCCTTGTTTATTACATACAAACATCTGTATCATAtatcaacttacatgtatgttgaaatCCCATGATGTACTTAATAATTAAAATTTACAGCTTTGTACTCTCTCGTAAAACATGGCATATAATCACTCAGCTTTGTTTTATTAACTGCAGCCCAGGACTGCATGTATAGTatactgtacactgtacactgtaTCTTGGCTATCGTATTCATGACGAAGTTAAATTCTAAACTATATGCGAGCTCCTTTGATTTAAAGCAGCATAACTGTGAGTTATTTTAGTGAAATTGTTGACACACCCTTCTGAAATTCACTTTTGTAAACCTTGACCTCAAATGAACTCTGGAGTCCACTAAATATCCAATCACAGCCTGTGTTCCAGActactgacctttgacatttcaTATTATATGAGTTTCCGTTATGAATTGATGATTCATCAGTCAATATTGTACAGCGAAACTAAAACAACTGCTATGGCAGTGACTCAGTGTTGTAACTTGTAGTATATATGCATCTATGTCAGGTTACATGTCTGCATATTTGATGCATTGCTTGTTGTAACTgcttttcatttgtttatttctccACAAAGTTTAAAGTCTGAGAGCtcatagctacatgtatatatgttcagAAGAACAGCAATCATGTCAACCTCTGTATTGTGTTTGGAACACTTGCACAGATACAGAGCAACTCAAACTATATTTCTAACTAGGTTGGCATAGCACTAGGAAATTGGAAAGGGAGTCTTAGTtttactgcatacatgtatacgtacacacacacacacacactcacatacatacataccgtacatacaaacatacatacaatacgtgcatacaatacatacacacatatacatacacgcatatacatcatgtatacacacacacacaatacatacatagaataaatacatacacacacacacacacacacacatacatacatacatacatacacacatacatacatacacacatacatacatacatacatacatacatacatacatacatacatacatacatacatacatacatacacacatacatacacacatacacacatacacacatacacacatacatacatacatacatacatacatacacacatacatacatacatacatacatacatacagaactCAGTACTAGATGTATGTTATTAGTCTTAACTTAAAACTATggtttatacatataataactcAGTTGTATTTTGGCGTATAGAAACTTTATTAGTGACAAAGAATGTCTTGGCAGTGTCACATGAAACTAGTTATAATAAGTGAGATTACATCAGTGCAAGTGATATTTTATCTATGACCTTATCCTGCGATTAGCACATGTGAAACAGTTTCAATTCCTGAGACATACTTTCTatcacttttttaaaataattctatgtcaacattaacattttacttatatacttataacattagcctattcCATTGTAGCAttctttaatatctttattacacttatgtacccaaatagaattgtcaattttctataaGTTTGTAACAAAGCTACATCTTATTTTATCTCATCTAATACTTATTAGATggtattattttgttattgtcagGTCTTggaccatacatgtatgtatgcatgtgtctTTTTTGCACAGTTCTGGCAATATTCTTATGTAGTTCTCTCTGGGCAATTGAGCAAGAGAGTCTACCCTTCATAATATTTGAGAATCCTCGTGGTTCAACTAAAATCATACTCCAAACTGCTTCATTTTGTATAAACTAGTACCAAACATTCACCAGATCCTAGATAGCCTCCCTATTCCCAGTCTCCTACTGACAGCAACAGGAGACCCTAGTCAAAATAGCAACTAAATAATGACTACATTTTGGCTGTAAACTGGCTGCAGTGGCCGTTTCTTGGTTGAAATAGCAGAGTATGCACTGGTCCTTCAGCTATCATATTATTGTCTTTCTCATTCTTTTGAATCTATTCATACTCCCCATTGACATGATTTACATAAAGGATATTATTGTATTGAAAACATTCTGATATCGTGACTCACATAGGTTTAAAATTTCCTGATTCTGTTTCAAGTTATTGATGCGATTAGTCACAAAAATTCACCAGTCGTTTAACACAGTATGATGTTTTACATTAGGAAAATATGAATTCATATATAGTTTCATTTATGAATTGACTGAgagaaatatttcacatttccATTCATGTATCTAATATTCCCACTCACTTTTTAATTTTTCCTGTCATTTTGTGTGTGTTCCCAACAGATGAAGAGATAATACAACTGTGGAATTCTTCAAGAACCTTGAAAATAATCATCATGGCTGGAATGAGGAATATCGAAGGATTGAATGAGATGTTACTGCAGTGGGATAAAGAATGTGTACGACGTATACTTGGACGACCTCTGGCACAGAAGGCGCCAAAGTTTATTGGACCAGAAGGAGTTATGGTACATGTGTTTGTTGAGTATCTGTGTTCGTATATACTCCAAGAGGCTGCTAAAATGGACTCAAGATTTGAACTCCAGGAGTTACAACGATGTGGAAACTTCTTTGAAGGTAGTAATGTAGACGTCCCAGCAGAACTGAACTATCTTGTCATTTTGAAGAAACTCGGACCTGAAGTTTGTTTCTTTGAAGATGTTGAGTTTAGTGACAATGGCAAATGTAAGATCAGAGTTACTGACAGAGCTACACAGCTGGAATGGGGTGGCTGCCTGAGTACAGATGGATTTCTGAAGTCCAAGGAGCTTTCAAACTGCTTTACAACATGTGTACAGAACTTTGTCATGTTACAATTGAATTCCCATCCACCACAGATCTCTGGCCTGCTATCTCATTCAGAACTTCCATTCATAACAGAATGTGTTTGGAGTGACCGTGGGCTAAAACTGACAATCACGTGTCCTGTACTCACAGGACTATCCTGGAAAATGAACTGTGTGATAGTAAACTTGATGCCAAGTGTGAAGTTTCCAGGATGGCCAAGTTCTGCAGATTTTCCCGAGAGAATCAACAAGTCTCATCCCCTGTATAGCAGCTTTGTGGAGGCAGCTTCCAGAGGATTTTGTGTCATCCCAGCAAACACTACATCAGAAGCACACACAGAAGCAGATCATGATGATTTAGTTTGGCAAGCTTCGATGTCTTCAGTTGCAACACATGTTATGGGTATTTCGTCTCTGCAGCTAACTTGCAACTCCTGTCTTAGATTGCTGTTAATGGTAACTGGTAAATTTGAAGAACCTAATCTTATTGAAGAGACTTTTGTCGGTCTTTCAATAATGTTAAATTCTGCCATCTCGGCAGAAATAATTAAGAATGTAATTCTCTTTGAAATAGAGAACATTCAAGATTCAACTGCCTGGTTACCAAGTAAGACAGCGAGTAGGGTACTCAGTGTGGTGTCATACCTAAAGAAAGCATTACAAGAAGGATCATCCTTGCGAGATTATGTCTTCCCTGGCCTGCTTCGCTCTTCTGAAATGGGAAATACTACAGACCGTGTGAGAAGCTTGGAAGCCTTAGAACAACAACTGAAAGAAACGGTGCACTTAGATTTCAAACAGATCAATCAAGTTGAGATCCAGGAAGAGCTCCTCACAAGATTGCAATCTGATGAACGAGTGCAGAAATATTTGGAGCATAGGAGAGCTAGAGATTTCCCCGAACATGTTGCTGGAGCATGGCAGCTTTTGGCAGAATCTGACAATTTAGCACACAAGGTGTATGAGAGAGAACCCAGGATAAACATATTGATGTCTGCTGTGCAATTTACCGAAGCTGAGACTGCCTACAAGATGATTATGCTGTGTGAACTTTATAGACAGTGTTTGTTGAATGATCCAAGCCCAGTCCAGTCACTGCGAACTGGTTTGCGGCGTGCCCGACAATGTTTGTCATACAGCAATCAATCATCAGTCTTGGAGGATTTGGATCCATTTGTAGAAGATGCTCTTTGGTATGCCGCATTCTCCTCAGCTTTCCATTCCGGTATGACTCCTCATGCTGCAATTGCTCACCAGCCATTACCGGCATATTCCCAACCACctcaaacacacacagatagctggaatGGAGGAGATGGGTCAGCATACCATGACGATGCCTATTACAGGAGTGGTCCAGATGGAGCAAATTTCGACAATACTGGAAATGATTATAATGACGGAATCCATGGAGAGTCACATAATGATGATTGCTGCAACTGTTGTGATGGAGATGGAGATGGAATTGGCAATTGTTGTGACTGCAACTGCAATTGTGATGGCTGCGACTGTGATTGCAGTGATTGTGGAGACTGTGTCATTATGTAATTAACATTATGAAAGCAATAGTGGTTGCTATGGTTTATAACTactattgtcatgacaactcatCATATTGATGTATGATTTCCTAAAACATAATTACTTATAAATACCAATTTCTATCAGCAATAgtagttgctatggtaacaactTCAGTAGTTattattttactgtttttatgaCAGCTGTTATTTTCACATTATGGTTTATCGATTCTTATGATTTccaatacaacatgtacatatcaatatGTATTTAATATCAGCTCAAGTCCACATTTATACTGAGTTAAAATTGCTGAAACATTTGCAAATTTACTAACAACAGCAtgtgaaaaacaaatttaataaaaatgaaaaatccattaaagtggccatatggatgaggattttgtatttattttggattttgtatttattttggacttttcattcatgaaacaattttatcatggcttcgtacttgaaaaaatcaacgtgaaaaaacatatgtcaagtccttgtttgcaaATCAATAAATTGCCAAACACTAACAAACGTAcactaacaaacattttatacgtTAGTTTATTTTTTCGCACTGTACGGCGTTACAACACAGACTTGGTGTGTGTAGTTTAACATTGATTTGTCATgcaggaagtcatgataaaattgttttataaaataaaaatccaaaataaatacccaatcctcatccatattgccactttaaaaaatgtttacatccAAAGGATATGAtctgtttttgatattttctgaaTGGTAGTGGAGTATTTCACTctaaaattataaatttgtaaatcGAATAAAAGTAGCAGTACTATTggatgcaatctgattaaaatctgatgtagtgttcATGTCAaattctttttggctgttacatttactgtcgtttgttcttttgtgagtgcccGTTACacacatctgacacaataccacaGGTATTCCTGAACCCAGTCTCATACTTACAAGTAGCCAAACAGAATCCATCTTACAAGATAACActcaacattcaaaattgaaggaaagagaaccaccaaacaataacgataacattgTTGTCTTTGCTCTGTGCTCGTGCTCTTTTCAAACAAagtgctctgaagtactgtacccatatgTTTTGGCCCATTACGCATTTTCATTGGTTAAGTGAATTCACTCGGCGCTCGCATGTGGCTCAGGAAAACCTATAGTATTGTGTCAGATTATGTAACGAGAGCTCGCAAAAGAACAAGTGACAGTAAATGCAACAGCCAAAGAGAAATCatgacatgtacactacattggattttattCAGATTGAATTGGATGGTGGAATAAGATGTTGgagtgttatttttttaaactccACATTGCATTTGCCAAAATGTGCCATAGTtaccaaatatatgtatatattaaatttcAAGAAGCATACTTTTCTTATCAGATGAGGTAATGTTTGATGTGATAAATTAATAAAGTCCAAAGGTCAAAGCCCACATCCTTTCTAAACAGGTTAGAGATTAAGTTGCACTAATACTTGTAACCAAGAAATATTGGCATATCTAGTGAAcatcatttatttataatatatctAGAATTATGTGTaactatttgaaaatatatactgtGATTTCATTTTGGTAATGGTGTAGTGTTATTTTTGAAGGCGATTTACACATTTACAAGCTTGCAATTCAATTTATCCTAGAGAGGCTGATAGAATAAAAGTGTTATAGAGAAAAAGGgactttcattttgttatttgacATGTGTCCTAATGTACACAATGACAACTCAATATTTATGCAGgccatttatttttcaataatGTTAGAtgaaacatttttgttttactgATGTATAGAATAATGTGACgtaattaacatatttttaaacattttttaaagcaGACAATTTTTATATTGCGATACGtatgattttgataaatatgaaaatattgataatgatcTTTTTATCTTGTTTCCTCTTAAGGAATATCGCAAGACAATATTCATAACAGTAATATGTTTCTtgtattaaagtggtcatatggatgaggattgggtatctattttggatttttaattttatcatggcttcctacttgaaaaattgatgtgaaacaacatataccatgtctgtgtttgcaactcaatacatcgcaaaaagtgtaaaatgtttgttattgtatgtataataacaaagatttgacacatttattaatcttttacaattgattaagttacaaacaaggacttggtatatatatgttgtttcacattgatttttcaagtaggaagccatgataaaattgtttcataaatcaacaatccaaaatagatacccaatcctcatccatatggccactttaatacagTCTAAAAGTATGTCAAGTAATCAAATCGTTAACATTTTTAATACCATTGAAGAATGTGTTCGGAATgagaaaaatattaaaatgattttgatGACAAAGAATAAACTTTTGGTAGTTTGACCACTTTGATTGATAGCGCCCTCAACATGTGTAGTATGACCATTCTGGCATGTAGTTCCTCACATTTGTGATATATAGTGCCATCTAGGtgatgtaaaacaaaaaaaagtaaacaaaaatgtcCAAGATGACAAGGCTCTTTACAGCACCATCCAAAACGCACACATTTCCTTGCTTCAGCAGAAATTTGTGCTCTAGATGGCTTCATTGCAAGAATGAGAATGCTTGATTGATCAACACAAGTATGTTTTGAGAATGATCGATATAAAAACCAGTAACAACGTAATTAACACCATGCAGAACATacgtatcaatcaatcaataaaactATTATCAAAATTGTGATTCCGACACTTTTCCCACCCACCAACattttcagcacaactgaactgattaggttcagtattgctataggcatggtgcggtgtctgtctgtctgtctgtgtgtgtgtgtgtgtgtgtgtgtgtgtgtgtgtgtgtgtgtgtgacagattgccttggtatttggtggggaggTTACTGTTGTTggctagttgggaaattgttcaaagcaaaatgatcgcaaCACAGGGCCtgtgaacaatttcccaactggtatgtgatttgggtctgactttaaaatgtcatttttggtcataaaacttaaactccaaaactactgggcagattggtcttaAATTAGGTGGGAACATTTTAGGGGTTTGTAAATTAAGATtagttcatgacatgatgattccatcagtaatatgcaaattaggggtaaaaatGTGTAGTTTTGGTCAagaatctgtaattccaaaactaccaagcagattgggctgaaatttaatggggatgcatctggcgTGTATAGATAAATGACTTTTAagtatataatgatctcatcagtgatatgcaaatgaggtgtaAAAACGTAAATTTTGGTCCAAAACTGTTATCTCAAAAAACACTTGGtgaatgagactgaaacttggtgaggtttctggaagtgttattctgcagaatttcttcaaacattttgacacaactggccctagcaaccacgaccacgcccttagcaacaactaaatggcagtatatttttgtcaaataacaacatcatctggtaggcaagtgagtaaacattcaaacattgtatgcaaatatccctagcaaccatgaacaCGCCCATAACAAAAGACAAACAGgagtgtatttcacaaagataacaacaggaattcttagacaagtgaacaaacattcaaaaagtgtatgcaaatatgcatacAACAAAAcaacgcccatggcaacagacaaatggtcacatatattgcaaagataacaacatggattaatagacaagtgaataaacattcaaaaagtgtatgtaaatgtgcctatcaacaggaccacgcccatagcaacagctaaataatcacgtatattgcaaagatatcaacaggattggataggcaactgtgtagtcattcagcaaatgaacacctatacctagcatggatcattATGTGGGTAAACATTGTTAAAAAcggtacagttgtgctacaacgccattggcgctattttttacTCTAAAACGAGTGCTGGGTTCGCTTTAGGGAAGAATCAGACGGTGCCACCAACGTCGAGATGTTCCTATCGGCGTTTttattgcatgtacatataatgaGTTTTCATTCTACTACAgcgaaataaaaacaaagagttttttttattgattatcAATCACGGTCAGAAGAAAAGAAACTAACGCTGGCAGGAATTCAGTCTTCAAGTTGTGAAAATACACAATCTaaaaggggaacgccactccaagAAATAATGGCATTTTCATAGACTTTTGGTTCCAGAGAGTCGTCAGTTctatagtctcggttacccagactctcgtcgTTGAGGGCATCAacctaggggggggggggggttatgccGTCGATGGCGAAAGTCTGGGTAATCGAGAATACACCagttcatgattttacattacaaAAGAATTCAAGCTATTACCAAGAAACACAGTTGACCACTGTCCATGACTCCTGAAT comes from Glandiceps talaboti chromosome 11, keGlaTala1.1, whole genome shotgun sequence and encodes:
- the LOC144442406 gene encoding uncharacterized protein LOC144442406 — translated: MAGMRNIEGLNEMLLQWDKECVRRILGRPLAQKAPKFIGPEGVMVHVFVEYLCSYILQEAAKMDSRFELQELQRCGNFFEGSNVDVPAELNYLVILKKLGPEVCFFEDVEFSDNGKCKIRVTDRATQLEWGGCLSTDGFLKSKELSNCFTTCVQNFVMLQLNSHPPQISGLLSHSELPFITECVWSDRGLKLTITCPVLTGLSWKMNCVIVNLMPSVKFPGWPSSADFPERINKSHPLYSSFVEAASRGFCVIPANTTSEAHTEADHDDLVWQASMSSVATHVMGISSLQLTCNSCLRLLLMVTGKFEEPNLIEETFVGLSIMLNSAISAEIIKNVILFEIENIQDSTAWLPSKTASRVLSVVSYLKKALQEGSSLRDYVFPGLLRSSEMGNTTDRVRSLEALEQQLKETVHLDFKQINQVEIQEELLTRLQSDERVQKYLEHRRARDFPEHVAGAWQLLAESDNLAHKVYEREPRINILMSAVQFTEAETAYKMIMLCELYRQCLLNDPSPVQSLRTGLRRARQCLSYSNQSSVLEDLDPFVEDALWYAAFSSAFHSGMTPHAAIAHQPLPAYSQPPQTHTDSWNGGDGSAYHDDAYYRSGPDGANFDNTGNDYNDGIHGESHNDDCCNCCDGDGDGIGNCCDCNCNCDGCDCDCSDCGDCVIM